One region of Labrus mixtus chromosome 1, fLabMix1.1, whole genome shotgun sequence genomic DNA includes:
- the lrrc28 gene encoding leucine-rich repeat-containing protein 28 isoform X1 gives MATELHETIFMAKQERHKNLFLNYRNLIQFPVELLKDEGLQFLERLYMKRNSLTTLPDNLAQKLPNLIELYLHSNNIVIIPQAIGNLARLQSLDLSNNALQLLCPEVGRLRSLRHLRLSNNHLKSLPAEIGDLQELETLDVSMNQLISLPDRLHRCVSLQNLTADRNHLSHFPRQICWLHRLNQLSMAANRLTFLPLDLGRSRELQFVFVDNNVDLKGLPSYLYNKVIGCSGCGVSARVSEAGLGEVLGEALSEALVGLPAEVKVVGTGTDNVVPLEELAMRTLHRMYSQRPTDLSLLPPIDLPKSLLDLLQFPLGHCHRCSQAMFTIIYPKLFPLRETALAGVHRRTTVSFVAYCCSSRCLRTFDLQG, from the exons ATGGCGACTGAACTCCATGAGACTATCTTCATGGCCAAGCAGGAGCGCCATAAGAACCTGTTTCTGAACTACAGGAACCTGATCCAGTTCCCCGTCGAGCTGCTGAAGGATGAAGGTCTTCAGTTTCTGGagagactgtacatgaagaggAACTCGCTCACTACACtg ccTGATAATCTCGCCCAGAAGCTCCCAAACCTGATTGAACT GTATTTGCACTCAAACAACATCGTGATTATTCCTCAAG CTATCGGGAACCTGGCTCGCCTGCAGTCCCTGGATCTGAGCAACAACGCGCTGCAGCTCCTCTGTCCGGAGGTCGGCCGGCTGAGATCTCTGCGTCACCTGAGGCTGTCCAACAACCACCTGAAGAGTCttcctgcag AGATCGGGgatctgcaggagctggagactCTGGACGTGTCCATGAACCAGCTGATCTCTCTGCCGGATCGGCTGCACCGCTGCGTCTCTCTGCAGAACCTGACGGCCGACCGCAACCACCTGAGCCACTTCCCCCGACAGATCTGCTGGCTGCACCGCCTCAACCAGCTCTCCATGGCCGCCAACCGGCTGACCTTCCTGCCGCTCG atctGGGCAGATCGAGggagctgcagtttgtgtttgtggacaaCAACGTGGACCTGAAGGGTCTCCCGTCCTACTTATATAACAAGGTCATCGGCTGCAGCGG GTGCGGCGTGTCGGCCCGGGTGTCGGAGGCGGGCCTCGGTGAGGTTCTGGGTGAGGCGCTGAGTGAAGCGCTCGTCGGGCTCCCGGCTGAGGTGAAGGTGGTCGGCACGGGGACAGATAACGTGGTTCCCCTGGAGGAGCTCGCCATGAGAACCCTGCACCGCATGTACAGCCAGCGGCCGACAG ACCTCAGCCTGCTGCCTCCCATCGACCTCCCGAAGAGCCTGCTGGACCTGCTGCAGTTTCCCCTGGGACACTGCCACCGCTGCAGCCAGGCCATGTTCACCATCATCTACCCCAAACTCTTCCCCCTCAGAGAGACCGCCCTGGCAGGAGTCCATCGCAG GACGACGGTGAGTTTTGTGGCCTATTGCTGCTCCAGTCGCTGCCTGAGGACCTTTGACCTCCAGGGATGA
- the lrrc28 gene encoding leucine-rich repeat-containing protein 28 isoform X2: MKRNSLTTLPDNLAQKLPNLIELYLHSNNIVIIPQAIGNLARLQSLDLSNNALQLLCPEVGRLRSLRHLRLSNNHLKSLPAEIGDLQELETLDVSMNQLISLPDRLHRCVSLQNLTADRNHLSHFPRQICWLHRLNQLSMAANRLTFLPLDLGRSRELQFVFVDNNVDLKGLPSYLYNKVIGCSGCGVSARVSEAGLGEVLGEALSEALVGLPAEVKVVGTGTDNVVPLEELAMRTLHRMYSQRPTDLSLLPPIDLPKSLLDLLQFPLGHCHRCSQAMFTIIYPKLFPLRETALAGVHRRTTVSFVAYCCSSRCLRTFDLQG, from the exons atgaagaggAACTCGCTCACTACACTG ccTGATAATCTCGCCCAGAAGCTCCCAAACCTGATTGAACT GTATTTGCACTCAAACAACATCGTGATTATTCCTCAAG CTATCGGGAACCTGGCTCGCCTGCAGTCCCTGGATCTGAGCAACAACGCGCTGCAGCTCCTCTGTCCGGAGGTCGGCCGGCTGAGATCTCTGCGTCACCTGAGGCTGTCCAACAACCACCTGAAGAGTCttcctgcag AGATCGGGgatctgcaggagctggagactCTGGACGTGTCCATGAACCAGCTGATCTCTCTGCCGGATCGGCTGCACCGCTGCGTCTCTCTGCAGAACCTGACGGCCGACCGCAACCACCTGAGCCACTTCCCCCGACAGATCTGCTGGCTGCACCGCCTCAACCAGCTCTCCATGGCCGCCAACCGGCTGACCTTCCTGCCGCTCG atctGGGCAGATCGAGggagctgcagtttgtgtttgtggacaaCAACGTGGACCTGAAGGGTCTCCCGTCCTACTTATATAACAAGGTCATCGGCTGCAGCGG GTGCGGCGTGTCGGCCCGGGTGTCGGAGGCGGGCCTCGGTGAGGTTCTGGGTGAGGCGCTGAGTGAAGCGCTCGTCGGGCTCCCGGCTGAGGTGAAGGTGGTCGGCACGGGGACAGATAACGTGGTTCCCCTGGAGGAGCTCGCCATGAGAACCCTGCACCGCATGTACAGCCAGCGGCCGACAG ACCTCAGCCTGCTGCCTCCCATCGACCTCCCGAAGAGCCTGCTGGACCTGCTGCAGTTTCCCCTGGGACACTGCCACCGCTGCAGCCAGGCCATGTTCACCATCATCTACCCCAAACTCTTCCCCCTCAGAGAGACCGCCCTGGCAGGAGTCCATCGCAG GACGACGGTGAGTTTTGTGGCCTATTGCTGCTCCAGTCGCTGCCTGAGGACCTTTGACCTCCAGGGATGA